The sequence TCTCATCTCTACAATCTTGAGAGTACTGCAATGTATATGTTCCCCAGCCACAGATCTGACCGATCCCAGTCGACAGCTTCGAGAGATACCATTGCGATGAAGACAAAAAAAGACGATGTGTCGATGTGTTAAGTGGCTCGACCGACCTAGTGTTACAATGCATGCGAATGAGATGCGCGTGGGAGAGAGAGACTGTCAGATGTACAAAACGAGAGAATGCATGCGAAGAGACCAAATGAAGAAGAACGCCTGGTGTTAAGGGCAAGGCGTCGTGCCTGGATATGCGTGAAAGCATTCTAAAACAAATAAGTGTGTACCTGGTGTTAATGGCAAGGCACCGTGCCGGGTATCTCCGATTCGGTTGTTGGATGTGGTAAGAACATTTGCGGGCGTTCGCTAATGGCAAACGAATATGTCATGGTCAAGCTGCAAACATTAGCGACGCAGACCGATGCGGTGCATCAGCTCGTCACGGACGAGCGTCTTCTCGGCCGCAGCACCACCGGTCATGATATCGCCGTTTTCAAGAGCACGGCGAATCAGATAGGGCAGCGTCAGCTCGAGAGGTCCATAGGGAATGTACTTGAGCACCATGTGCGGGCCTACACCGCCCGAGTTGGCGTCAAAGGCAGCCTGAATACGGGCGGTAAGCACCGAAGCCATACCGTAGAGCTGGGCGAAAAAAATGCGTCCACGCACTGActcttgcagctgcaggtcGATGAGCGGAACGCGCTCAAGCAATTCGCCCAGATCCTTGCCCGGATGAGCATCCTTGGTtgcctgcagcagcgctggcaCAGGCTTGGCCATACCTAGTCGAACCATTTCGCGGATCACTTTGAGTGATGACTGAGTGTTGTGACTGGCAAAAACAACGGCGAGGCTCGGTAGCAAGCCCCTTTTGGCGCCGCGAACTAGATCCTCGTGGATTTCCTGAACGAGGCGGATGGCGCAGCCATCGTAGCATCGATCAGTCAGATCTTTGTTGGGCCATACGGGGCTTCCCCATCCCTGAtaagcagcagcgtctgcACCCTTGCCGGGCACAGGAGGCGCATCGACAATCTTGTCGGACCAGATGCGATTTTCAATGTCGACATACGCGCCGCGAACGAGCTTGACACCGAGCGTGTATCCGTTGAGCCTGGCGCGTTCAAATGATGCTGCGAGGTGCGAAGGCGTTCGGCGAAGGTAAGCCTGGAATGTGTTGTAGACCAAGGGTCCGGTGACACTGCCTTGAGGAGTATCGCTGGATGCTTTGGCAGGTCGGTTGTACTCGGCAGCAATGGCTTCGTAcatggcatcgatggcTGGCTGGTACCAGCTGTAttcagcgtcgatcgcgAGGCGCACACTAccgtgctgcttggcgcgCTCGGCGATCTCACGTAGTGCTTCCCAGAGTTGCTTAAGTGCTTCAACATCCTTGGGTGGTAGCGCGGCGACGGGTATGGCGAGTCCACCGCAAGGACCCTTGCCGTTGATGCTAAGCGGGGGCAAGGGCTCGGGAGGCGAGCTAAACCACTCCCTGGGCACGATGGCAGCCGaggcgcgctcgagcactGACGAATCGTAGAGCAGACCGGACAGCTTGATGGCGACAAAGGTGCTTCCGGATCGGTCAGGTCGAGCGGCTAGCTCGGCAGCTTGGTCGTtatcagcagcaccgtGACAAGCGGGTAGAgaggcgagcttggccgaAACGTCGATACTGTGCaagagctcgtcgacgaaggGTCGGTGAACGGCAGACTTGGGAGTTTTGTCTGCGTCGGAAGCTTTGGCAGGCTTGCCATCGTGGTTGACTTCGACCGAGAAGTTGAGCATGGCACCTAGATTGTCTcgcgagagcgacgagagcagcggcagcgagcCTTCGGCCGTATCATCGCTGATGAATTGACGGAAGAAAGTGCGACGAATGATGTACTCGGTGACGGCCCAGACGAAAGGCAGCGACGTGTTGGAAGACCACTCGATGAGGGAGGGCCCCACCTTTGCGAGAGATCCGAAAGAGCAGAGCGTAAAAACGGCATAGTTGGTCAGCAGCATGGAAACTGGCTGTGAACGAAGCGGGCGATATGGGCGATGGCTCTCGTCTTCGCGCTGGACATCCTGCTCGTGCGCCCTGGCGATCTCTTTAGCGTGcgaagcagcttgcgcGTCAAGATGAAGTGGGTCAGTGATGGAAAAAGCGAGGGCAGCCAAGGCGGTCGCGCCAAGGGTTGCTCGAAAGGCAATGACTCCAGATCGATAAGCGCGGTCGGCTGAGCTACCAATAGAAGCTGGACGAGCATGGTGGGAGGCCCAACGCTTGGCTGCAGGTGCGACTCTACCGGACCACGGTAGAGCTGGCGGCGATGCAAGCTTGGTCGTCCGGCTTGTCAAGGCTTCGGATCGCCATGCTGATGATCGTGCCAAAGACTGGACTAGGCGGTGGATGTTCGACATTCCCTGCAGACAGTATCGTGATCGCGTCCTTCTACACAGATTTCGGAATCAGGGTGGAAGGAAAAGTAAGAAAGCAAGCAACGGcgacgtcgacgtcgacgttgaCCAACCGAACAACCACCTGTGACCAAGAGAAGGTACACCAGCCCCACCGGAAGACAAAAAAGCCACGGGACGCGATCAGCAAACAGAAAGCAGAAGGAGAACAATGGTGAATGGAAAACGGCACGGCTGATAGCAGCGTTTGATTGTTATTGGACGGACAGAGAGATAAAGGCTAAGTAAGGGTAAGGGTTAGAAGCCCagtcaccatcaccaacagATCTATCTGGTCAAGAACAACCAACCACGGAACTTGGACATAAgagagagtcacgagtatacctttttttctttcctttttttttttggtaCAAGTTTAGCCGTGGCAGGGTCACGAGATACGAGATCGCGTTGCCGAGAATGCTCCGAATATAGTTCAAGTTGGGTAATAAAAAAGAATACATGGAGACTGCATGAGTCGAACACGCGACCTTTCGCAAGTTAGCGAATGCTAAGCGAACGCTCTACCAACTGAGCTAAACCCCCCGTTGTTGACCGACGAGTCATTTGCTATTATGATTGGACCGGGATCACTATTGCAACATGTTGTTCTTCACTTCTCGTGCCCACGTGCACAGAGAAGCTGTTCCActcaaatcacgaatgtcgtGATTAGAGCTAGGTCGGTAAACTTTTTCAAGGGTTTCTGCTCATCGTTGTGCTATGCTATCACTGACTGGGCGCATCGCTCTGCTAGTGATAAATCAAGTACCGTTTACAAGGTATCATCGCCGGTTCTGTTCCTATCTTTCCATCCAGGAGCAGTCTCAAGATGAGAGGAGCAGCGACAGAAAGGCGAACATGAACAGGATTTGAGGGAGGCATTCGCCTACGTCCTGCGACATGTGATTGGCAAGTTGCGCTCGCGCACGCAATCCGTCTCACGCacccttcgtgcttgtcgcCCGTGGCTTTGCACGTGTTACGTGTTCACGGGTTGGGCCAAAAGTCACTGATTAATCAcaataatcgtgaatcgtgaataacaTTTGCTGTTAGGCTTTTGGCTTTGAGCTTTGGCTTGCCGGCGTTTGGGCTTCGCGGGTTTTTAATGGCTGTCGCTctctgaatcgtgaagggTGAATATCGGCATCAGGTAGATACATGAGCCACAAGAGCAGCAGTGAGACACCATTCGTCATTTTTGCATCGAGAACGCTGGCAGGCTCCATCGTGACTACCATCACCGCATCACATCTTTTCTTGCGCATCCAAGTCGCACATCGGCGAGCGGTCGTCTCCATTCGACAACACAAATGATGCAGACAACGTTGTCATCCTTGTGGGCTGGTGCCTCGATCGGTGTCAGCATGCACGATGACAATAGCTGCCACGTTCATCACGATCCTGTCGCCGTTTACCTCTCGCTCTTTTTGTGCGCCGGTCTCGTCGTATCGTACTTGCCCCAGATTGTCCGCATAATCCTCAACAAGTCATCCCAAGGTTTCTCTCCGTGGTTTCTGCTTCTCGGTTCCACTTCGAGCGCTTCTAGCTTCCTCAATGTCGTGGCACTCCAATGGGGTATCATCCGTTGCTGTCCTtcgctgccaagcttggaATGCGCCGAATCATTGCTAGGTATCCTTCAGGTAGGCCTGCAGTGGTTCATGTTCGCCTTGGTCTTTGtgctcttcctcatctACTATCCCTTAGACCAGAGATACGAACGCGCCATCGCCCTCCCTCGGCGCGACCAACAGGATCGCCGTCTTCGAGCACAGGCTCGCAGAGCTGCGCgcagagctgctgcagagcgACACATCCCCTCTCAAATCGACGAAGAATCCAACAACCTAACAGTCCCCGCCGAGACTTCTCGCAGCCTGGTAGGTGCCTCGACAACTGATACATCATCGGCTGGCTCGGACAACTCGGACCTCGATTCGGTCGACAGTCACATCGCCCAGAATTACGCCAATCCATCTGCACAGGCAGACGGCGATGACTCTTCCGATGATGATCTCGAAGAGACACACGACGATAACCGCGATACAGAGGCGCTTTTGCACGTCAACGACTCGGCTGATCACTCGGCCATCTCAAGACGCGATgctagcagcagcgccttTTCACGTCTCGCTCCTACCTTTTGGCCCATGTGGAAGGCACCCAAcggagagcaagagcgcaGCCATCCTTCTGGTCGCGCTCAACGATCTTCGAATGCGCGTGGCATTCTGTCCAATGCGCCACGCGGCATGCAAAGGATCGAGCGTCTGAGAAGAGCCAAGAACAATCAGAAGATGCTCCGAATGCGTAAGCGTCGCACCGAAGAGTGGAGTCTGGCTCTCGCGCTCGCATGGGTCGTCTCGATTCACTTTGTTTTCATCAGCGCTATCACTCTTTTGCTCGTCAGCTCGCTTCCTCCCAAGTCGTTCCCGCCACCCGAAGAGGTCTCGGCGCTGTCCAGCTGGTCCCAAGCGGTCAGCAACATGTCGGCCGTCGCAGTGAGCCGACCCTCGTCGCGTCTGCTAATTTCTCGATGGGCCGCTTTCCTCGGCAGCTCTGCGACTGTCTTGGCCGCCGGCCAGTACCTTCCACAGATCATCTACACCGCGCGCACCAAGCTTGtcggcagcttgagcatcCCCATGATGTGTTTGCAGGTGCCCGGAAGCGCCGTCTTTGTCTActcgcttgcgctgcaGCCAGGCACCGACTGGTCTTCGCTTGCAGCCTACGTGCTTACGGGCGTACTACAGCTCGTCCTGCTGGTGCTTTGTGTAGCATGGCGCATCCGCCAGCGACGTGCAGGCATAGACGACTATGGCCGTCCACTCGCTCCCATCTCTCTgtgaaaaaaaaaaaaaagatACAGGACGTTGCTTTTGTACATGACGACGCAGATCGTCTTTGAGCCGGACCGAGCAGAACGTTGTACAATCTGGCCTTCATTTGCATGTCAAAGCAAGCTGTGCCTCAATCTTGGATTTCGTGTGGGTTTTGTGGGTTGCCTTTGTGACTGCGTGCTTTCATCCCACTCGAGCATCGTTGATCTCGAATTgcgccgacgagcttgacTTGAAGCATATCGTGATTTGCTTCATGGCATGAAGCTCTTTGCACAGTTTCCCTTGCGCTACCAGTTATCGTCTTGATCtgaccagctcgagcgcgcgACTACGATGAGGGGGATTCTTGTTGCGCTCACCGCAGCACTCATCTTTTGCTCTCTGACTCCTGCACAGCCTGTTTTGCACATTCAAGAGACGAACAGGGCCAAGAATCGAGCGAGTAAGTTGCGCGCCTACGACCAACTCTCTTGCACAGAATGGCAGAATGTCTAACACCTCGTCTTAATATGCCGACAGATCGGAAGCTGGTGGCACGACAGCCGGAGTACAAAGCCGTCGAAACGCTCGAGAAGAACGTCAACATTGCTATAGCTGTGGGAACGGCTCTCGTCACGCTTGTCTCTGCAGGCGTCGGTGGCATGCTCCTCAGCGATCACCTCGCCTGCAAAAGCGTCGCAAAGCAGGAAGAGATCATGCAGAAGTCGTGGGACTCGATGCACCCTGATGGCTTTACACCAGCCGGAGACCAGATGCGACCAGTAAGCTTTGATTGCAGTACTCAGGAGCGAGGACTCAAACCCCTCCAATCCTATACAAATGGCGCTGAGATGTACTGAAGCTAGCTGCTCGCTCAGCACATGCCTCATAGGGATGTCACTCTCATCCTTGGGGTAGCAAAGAATCCTGCAGCCTGTGTCATTTCCTTTCGCCCCATTCTCAGCCCAAGGCTTGCGCAGCTGGACTGTCACGCTACTCCATCATCCGTTGATTCATGAATGTCCATACTTGCCATCCACCAGCCTACACCACTACAAAAACTGGCAAAGAGTATCGAGTGAAGAGAGAGTGAAGCTAGCGCAAGTCACAGCGTGGGGCCTACACTTTTgaacaatcgtgaatcataaATTGCACTGCACACCTGCAGATGCCTTTGCACGCATGTTGAATGCCAAATAACCGTCAAAAGCCGAGCGGACGAAGTCAATGCAGCGGGGAAAAAAGTGAACCCCTTTGCTGGTCTgatcttgagcagcttgccttccaccaccacttTGTGCGGCAAACACCGGCAAACAGGCTTCGACTGGGCACTGTTGGCCTTTGTTCTACCTCGATTTATCAAACCTGTCCTCAACGTCCGGAACAACGCTTATCCGACAAACAACACGAGCTTGTTGCAACGAGCTttgcagtcgtgagtgttgctgcCAACACACCGGAAAGTGCCGACTCGGGACCGACGCTCTCCGATCATCTGCCCTCGTCTGTGAGGAAGCGTGTGCATCATCTCGCAGCTTAGCGCGCGAGCAGAGAATCCTGTAAGAGACATTGGTCAGCGGCTTTTGCACACACCTTGACCACTCTGCGGCTTGGCAGAGGTGACAGCTGCGCATCTCAATGCCCGAACCGGCACCATCGACGCACATTCACGGCACTCCCAACCACCATCCGTCTACACAGCGCCCATCGACAAAGCCCCTCGGTGCGCGTAGCAATGGCGCCTACTCCCCCGTTCGAGACAGCCAAAAGATGAGCGACACGACCGGCGCGTCTGGCGCGTCCATAGCCCAGTCGCCTGCCTCTCGATCGGTCGGTGCACcagatggcgatgctggaTCAACGAAGAAGGACTTTCAGCGTTCTTTCAAGGCTTGCGATGGATGTCGCACGAAAAAGGTCAAATGCGAGCTGGGCGATCTAGCGGCGCCGTCTGAGCCTCCATGTGCACGATGCAAGCGCGAGATGCGGCCATGTCTCTTCACCATGTCGACGCGCGGTCGTGGACCGAAAgcgcgctcgtctcgatcgcaAGCGTTTGGCGCACACCATCTAGCAAAGAACCCACGCACTTCATCCGCCCACGACctggatgacgatgacgacgagcacgacaCGGCTTCTTCTGCCATCGACACACTCGCCGGtgctgctctcgcctcCCTGCCTGCTACCAATTTGAGGCTTCACTCGGCCCGTCACGACGTGCCCGTCTCTGCACTGGACCCTTCAGATGCACCGAGCATTGGTATGATCTATGGGCTCAATCGTCACGACGCGACACACCCGCACAACAAGCGCAGGAAGCTTTCCAGCGAAGTGGAGCCCTCTGACTCCCACAAACCCATAGCCGAGCCAATGGGTGCCTCTGTCTCAGAAGAACGCTTTACTGGTTCCACTCGGTCAGCGAGTCCTTCAGTGACTGCCAAGAACGATGCAGAGCCTCTTGGCCTGATTTCCAGATTAGATTCTCTGCAGCAATATGCGGAAGTCGGCTTGCAACATAGCAAGGATGCTCTGAGAGTGTTAGCAGGTGTCGCAGTGGATTCCAGGGAAGCGAACAATGACGTTGACATGGATAGAGAAGCTCGCAGTGAGCACCAGGGAAGCGCTGCAGCAATGGCTCCTGAACAGGGTGACTCGACCGACCAATACGACCCCACTGCCTTTGCAGACGGCCGTTCTTTGGAGCAGGCCactgcgcctgctgcctCGGTCTCCATGATAGCATCCGGCCATCGGGGAAACACCACTTCTTCGCAACGATCAGCGGCAGCGCTCCTTTACCGTCCAAtcacaccaccaccgctgaAACACAACTATGGCTGGGGAAAGTTCGAGCCCGTACGTCTGAAGCTAATTAGAAGGAGCGAAGCCAGATACTTTCTCAACTTTTTCATTCGACAGATGCATTCATTTGCACCACACTGCTCACCCCATCTTCTAGACAAGTCTCCTGAGGCGCTTTCAGAGCTTGTGTGCCGCGAGCCCATCCTGCTCGGCGCCATGCTATCTGTTGCTTCGCGCTACGACGTCAATCACAGCGCAAATGTTACCGCCGTCGACACGTTCCATCGCAAGATTTCGAAATGGACCCAGGAAAAGATCAGCCGTTCCTTTTTCCTACCCGCCTCGCACACCATTGGTACCATCGAAGCTTTGCTCATCCTCAGTGAATGGGCTACGCTGGATCTGCATGATCGACGCTCTTCGCCAGATGGCAGCTCAGACTCGGAGGATTCGGAAGACGAGATTGGTGATGCGGATGCGTCCGACTCGGAGAGTGAGATCGAAGGCGATGAAGCGTTGGGCACGAGTCCAGCCACTGCCGCGGCTACAGGGGACGATCTCAGGTCGGAACACGAAGGACAGATTCCACGAGCAGGACGGACGAGACGAACGGGTGCAAGACCGTCGCAAAAGCCACGACAGGCCGACATGCGCGAGTCAGAAAAATTTGACGACACCGCGTGGATGCTGACCGGAACAGCTCTACGCTTGGCGGAACGGCTCGACTTGCACAACGATGCGACGTATAGCGGCATCTCGAGTCGCAATTCAGCTTCGCGAAGAAATGCCGAACGTCGAATGCGCGTGTGGATGTCGAGCGTGCATGCCGACTGCCACTTGTCGGTGCGACTGGGTCGGAGGATCTCAAGCCCTGGACTGGCAGCGCCCTTTATGAATCTGGTGCGCGATCGCACGCATCCCTTTCTGCTCAATGCGGATatcagcaacagcggcGAGGTTGGCTTCCCT comes from Mycosarcoma maydis chromosome 1, whole genome shotgun sequence and encodes:
- a CDS encoding uncharacterized protein (related to Proline oxidase, mitochondrial precursor) — protein: MSNIHRLVQSLARSSAWRSEALTSRTTKLASPPALPWSGRVAPAAKRWASHHARPASIGSSADRAYRSGVIAFRATLGATALAALAFSITDPLHLDAQAASHAKEIARAHEQDVQREDESHRPYRPLRSQPVSMLLTNYAVFTLCSFGSLAKVGPSLIEWSSNTSLPFVWAVTEYIIRRTFFRQFISDDTAEGSLPLLSSLSRDNLGAMLNFSVEVNHDGKPAKASDADKTPKSAVHRPFVDELLHSIDVSAKLASLPACHGAADNDQAAELAARPDRSGSTFVAIKLSGLLYDSSVLERASAAIVPREWFSSPPEPLPPLSINGKGPCGGLAIPVAALPPKDVEALKQLWEALREIAERAKQHGSVRLAIDAEYSWYQPAIDAMYEAIAAEYNRPAKASSDTPQGSVTGPLVYNTFQAYLRRTPSHLAASFERARLNGYTLGVKLVRGAYVDIENRIWSDKIVDAPPVPGKGADAAAYQGWGSPVWPNKDLTDRCYDGCAIRLVQEIHEDLVRGAKRGLLPSLAVVFASHNTQSSLKVIREMVRLGMAKPVPALLQATKDAHPGKDLGELLERVPLIDLQLQESVRGRIFFAQLYGMASVLTARIQAAFDANSGGVGPHMVLKYIPYGPLELTLPYLIRRALENGDIMTGGAAAEKTLVRDELMHRIGLRR
- a CDS encoding uncharacterized protein (related to ARO80 - positive transcription regulator of ARO9 and ARO10) yields the protein MPEPAPSTHIHGTPNHHPSTQRPSTKPLGARSNGAYSPVRDSQKMSDTTGASGASIAQSPASRSVGAPDGDAGSTKKDFQRSFKACDGCRTKKVKCELGDLAAPSEPPCARCKREMRPCLFTMSTRGRGPKARSSRSQAFGAHHLAKNPRTSSAHDLDDDDDEHDTASSAIDTLAGAALASLPATNLRLHSARHDVPVSALDPSDAPSIGMIYGLNRHDATHPHNKRRKLSSEVEPSDSHKPIAEPMGASVSEERFTGSTRSASPSVTAKNDAEPLGLISRLDSLQQYAEVGLQHSKDALRVLAGVAVDSREANNDVDMDREARSEHQGSAAAMAPEQGDSTDQYDPTAFADGRSLEQATAPAASVSMIASGHRGNTTSSQRSAAALLYRPITPPPLKHNYGWGKFEPVRLKLIRRSEARYFLNFFIRQMHSFAPHCSPHLLDKSPEALSELVCREPILLGAMLSVASRYDVNHSANVTAVDTFHRKISKWTQEKISRSFFLPASHTIGTIEALLILSEWATLDLHDRRSSPDGSSDSEDSEDEIGDADASDSESEIEGDEALGTSPATAAATGDDLRSEHEGQIPRAGRTRRTGARPSQKPRQADMRESEKFDDTAWMLTGTALRLAERLDLHNDATYSGISSRNSASRRNAERRMRVWMSSVHADCHLSVRLGRRISSPGLAAPFMNLVRDRTHPFLLNADISNSGEVGFPSGSNRAWIAFRAHAELLQIVFRTCENLYRSKAVTERLLEDEDFVPALKSIRDDLDNWANWTQPRIEPTRDMTSLRIRVEYHYARLYANGIALDSVKRSLRTLRKHRQYRASEAAEIGSKGRLGKAGASAAASATASYTVSFSTHPAYPFVREALAAAQSLIRILTVELETMMCAPARWFLLLVMAAVFCVKATAVSDVILPLKRCAQSLQQVITALERAAPDGVHLANRYSMYLRQLAKQLVLTDVKTRTASGSTGQARSKSRTRSASQLVQPEVAQASASVGNVEEAATERSKENQVARSDLGSRSQNAALEAASTPAGTLIFERNSSLGGMQPGHGKGASEVSAQSEAVMGSSSSAGAPVFIRPADGVRLDASCSGNDRSGNTTGVGWMAAPLPSTQSLTGGSGSWWSTADILPGEVDPQLFLKWLDDQTSTLAPPTSHHPMTSWASGTQQTQMQTHRAHAGSLGSMTNPSPHTMNQSPGSVASPATATFALKPQHSMEGVRPGTVQSQPFLNTDGSRASAGQEDLLTKMWLDDALMDLAAAGLDMPFL